From one Humulus lupulus chromosome 8, drHumLupu1.1, whole genome shotgun sequence genomic stretch:
- the LOC133798735 gene encoding phosphoenolpyruvate carboxykinase (ATP) 1-like: protein MAEKRGSSSPSSSSFDGDHEMKGGSGRKEFSFGRSVSIGRNGLAKIETGNKTTSSSSEEVCHDDSSAPVKAQTLDELHSLQRKKSAPSTPIRSSGSPRLFPISEDDLHKQQLQSISASLASLTRETGPKLVKGDPATARKSSEAQKTPTHHHHHHHHFNYSAPTIAVSDSSLKFTHVLYNLSPAELYEQAIKSEKGSFITSTGALATLSGAKTGRAPRDKRVVKDDTTEDELWWGKGSPNIEMDEQTFLVNRERAVDYLNSLEKVFVNDQFLNWDPENRIKVRIVSARAYHSLFMHNMCIRPTPEELEDFGTPDFTIYNAGQFPCNRYTHYMTSSTSIDLNLARREMVILGTQYAGEMKKGLFGVMHYLMPKRQILSLHSGCNMGKDGDVALFFGLSGTGKTTLSTDHNRYLIGDDEHCWSDNGVSNIEGGCYAKCIDLSREKEPDIWNAIKFGTVVENVVFDEHTREVDYSDKSVTENTRAAYPIEYIPNAKIPCVGPHPKNVILLACDAFGVLPPVSKLSLAQTMYHFISGYTALVAGTEEGVKEPRATFSACFGAAFIMLHPTKYATMLAEKMQKHGATGWLVNTGWSGGRYGSGSRIKLAYTRKIIDAIHSGALLKANYTKTEVFGLEIPTEIEGVPSQILDPINTWSDKKAYKDSLLHLGGLFKNNFEVFLNYKVGKDSNLTEEIVAAGPNF, encoded by the exons ATGGCGGAGAAGAGAggatcatcatcaccatcatcatcgTCATTCGATGGTGATCATGAGATGAAAGGTGGCAGTGGCAGAAAAGAGTTCAGCTTCGGAAGGAGCGTGAGTATTGGACGAAACGGGCTGGCGAAGATCGAAACGGGGAATAAAACGACGTCGTCGTCCTCAGAGGAGGTCTGTCACGATGACAGCTCGGCTCCGGTGAAGGCGCAAACACTGGACGAGCTTCATTCACTTCAGAGGAAGAAGTCGGCGCCCTCCACTCCCATCAGGTCTTCGGGTTCCCCCAGATTGTTCCCCATTTCTGAAGACGATCTTCATAAGCAGCAACTCCAATCCATTAG TGCGTCATTGGCGTCATTGACGAGAGAAACAGGGCCGAAGTTGGTGAAGGGAGACCCCGCCACCGCACGGAAGTCATCGGAGGCCCAGAAGACACCAACTCACCaccaccatcaccatcaccatttTAATTACTCTGCTCCCACCATTGCTGTCAGTGACAGTTCCCTTAAGTTTACTCATGTTCTCTATAACCTCTCCCCTGCTG AACTGTATGAACAAGCTATAAAGTCGGAGAAAGGTTCGTTCATAACGTCAACTGGTGCATTGGCCACACTGTCCGGGGCAAAGACAGGTCGAGCTCCACGAGACAAGCGTGTTGTTAAGGATGACACCACTGAGGATGAGCTGTGGTGGGGAAA GGGCTCTCCTAATATTGAAATGGACGAACAAACCTTTTTAGTCAACAGAGAAAGAGCTGTGGATTACTTGAATTCCTTAGAGAAG GTATTTGTGAACGATCAATTTCTGAATTGGGATCCAGAAAACCGAATCAAAGTTCGGATTGTATCCGCCAGAGCTTACCACTCCTTATTTATGCACAACAT GTGCATACGACCCACTCCAGAAGAGTTGGAGGACTTTGGGACCCCTGATTTCACTATATACAACGCTGGTCAGTTCCCATGCAACCGTTACACCCACTACATGACCTCATCCACCAGCATAGACCTCAATCTTGCTAGGAGAGAAATGGTCATTTTGGGCACCCAATATGCTGGTGAAATGAAGAAAGGCCTATTTGGTGTGATGCACTATCTCATGCCCAAGCGCCAAATCCTCTCCCTTCATTCCGGCTGTAACATGGGCAAAGATGGTGATGTTGCCCTCTTCTTTGGATTATCAG GCACTGGGAAGACAACCCTTTCCACTGATCACAATAGGTATTTGATTGGGGATGATGAGCATTGCTGGAGTGACAATGGTGTGTCGAACATTGAAGGAGGCTGCTATGCTAAGTGCATTGATTTGTCTAGGGAAAAGGAGCCTGATATTTGGAATGCTATCAAGTTTGGAACTG TGGTGGAGAATGTGGTCTTTGATGAGCATACTCGAGAAGTAGATTATTCAGACAAATCTGTTACAG AGAACACCAGAGCTGCCTATCCAATAGAGTACATTCCAAACGCCAAAATACCCTGCGTTGGCCCTCATCCTAAGAACGTGATTCTCTTGGCCTGCGACGCGTTCGGAGTTCTCCCCCCTGTGAGCAAGCTGAGCTTGGCCCAAACTATGTACCATTTCATCAGTGGTTACACTGCTCTG GTGGCTGGAACAGAGGAGGGTGTAAAAGAGCCACGAGCAACATTCTCAGCTTGCTTTGGTGCGGCCTTTATAATGTTGCATCCTACAAAATATGCCACAATGCTAGCTGAAAAGATGCAAAAACATGGCGCTACAGGGTGGCTTGTTAACACTGGCTGGTCAGGTGGAAG ATATGGTTCTGGTAGCCGTATCAAGTTAGCTTACACAAGGAAAATCATTGACGCCATTCACTCAGGAGCTCTGTTAAAGGCAAACTATACCAAAACTGAAGTATTTGGTCTGGAAATCCCCACTGAGATTGAGGGTGTCCCATCACAAATCCTGGACCCTATAAACACT TGGTCGGACAAGAAGGCCTACAAGGACAGCCTACTTCATCTTGGTGGTTTGTTCAAGAACAattttgaggtgttcttgaactACAAGGTCGGAAAAGACAGTAATTTGACTGAGGAAATTGTTGCAGCTGGTCCTAATTTTTGA